ATGGTATGTTCTCCACCTAAAATTCCTTTTTCAAAAGGAATTTTTACACTAGCTTGCAAATCTAAATCCTCTTCAAATCCACCAAATCCACCAAAACCGCTTCTAAAATTATTACTAGAGCTAAAACCGCCCCCAAATCCACCAAAACCGCCTCCACCAAAGATATTTTTTAAAATATCATTAATATCAGCACCACCTGTATTTCTTGAAAAATCATGAAAACTTTGACCGCCAAACATAGAATCCCCATAACGATCATATTGTGCTCTTTTTTTCTCATCATTTAAAATTTCATAAGCAGCATTAATCTCTTTAAATTTTTCTTCAGCACCAGCTTCTTTGTTGATATCGGGGTGATATTGTCTTGCTAAGCGTCTATAAGCTTTTTTAATTTCATCGGCACTAGCATTTTTAGCTACGCCTAAAGTATCATATAAACTATTACTCATTATATATTTCCTTAATATTATATTTAGTTTAGATTATAGCAAAAACTTTAGTCTTAGTCAATCAACTTTTATAAGTTTTAAAACTAAAGGTTTTATTTACGATTGTGTAAAAATAAAATTTTATACTATGAAAAAATATTTTTAAAAGGATGAAGAATGAAAAAAACCATTTTACTTTCTTTGATTGTTTCAACAAGTTTGTTTAGTGCAAGTATTAATATAAAGCAAGTAGATGATAACGCACAAAGAGCTTTGCCATCAAACAACCCAAATACTATACTTTCTTACCATGATTCTATACAAAAAGTTAAAAATTCAGTAGTAAATATATCAACTTCTAAAACCGTGCAAAATTCTTCTTTTGGGATTGATGATTTTTTCAATGATCCTTATTTTAAGCAATTTTTTGGATTTGATTTCCCACAAACTCCAAAAAACAAAAAAAATAAAGAAAAAGAAGTAGTAAGTTCGCTTGGTTCGGGAGTGATTATTTCAAGTGATGGTTATATTATTACTAACAACCATGTTATCGAAGGAGCTGACAAAATCACTGTAAATTTACCTGATTCAAGCACAGAATATAAGGCTAAATTAATTGGAGCTGATCCTAAAACAGATTTAGCAGTGATAAAAATTGAAGCAAAAGATTTACCAGCAGTTGTTTTTGCTGATTCTGATAAATTACTAGAAGGTGATGTTGTATTTGCCCTAGGTAATCCTTTTGGGGTTGGCAGTAGCGTTACAAGCGGCATAATTTCAGCTTTAAATAAAAATAATATTGGTTTAAACCAATATGAAAATTTTATACAAACTGATGCTTCTATAAATCCAGGAAATTCAGGTGGGGCTTTAGTAGATAGCAGAGGAGCTTTAGTTGGAATAAATTCAGCCATACTTTCAAGAAGTGGAGGAAACAATGGTATTGGTTTTGCCATTCCTTCAAATATGGCAAAAACTATAGCTTTAAAATTAATTGAACATGGAAAAATCGAAAGAGGATATTTAGGCGTTGTTATAGGAGCTTTAACTCAAGATATTAAAAAAGCTTATACCAATAAAGAAGGAGCTTTAATCACCGAAGTTCAAAAAGATTCAGCAGCGGATAATGCTGGATTAAAAAGAGGTGATTTGATTATAAAAGTTGATAAAACCGCGATTAAAAGTCCTATGGATTTAAAAAATTATATAGGAAGTATTGATCCAAAACAAACTATAGAAGTAACTTATGAAAGAGATAACAAAGTCAAAACAGCAAAATTTATGTTAAAAACAGATGAAAAGTCGCTACAATATGAAAAAGGTTATATCGATGGTTTGAAATTGATAGAATTAAATAGCAAAAATAAACAACAATACCGCATACCTGACAATATTAATGGTATTTTAATCACAGAAGTAACCCCAAAATCAAAAGCTGAAAAAATAGGTTTTGAACAAGGTGATATTATAATAGGAATTGATCAATATGAGGTTACGAATTTCAAAGAATTATCTAAAGCTTTGGAATTAAATAAAGGTAAAGAATATGTTAAAATATGGATCAATAGAGGTGGATTGGTTAGAGCTTTACTTTTTTAATAAAAATTAAGGAAAAATAATGATTAAAATTTTGATGATAGAAGATGATTTGGAATTAGCTGAAATTATAGCTGAATATTTAGATCAATTTGATATGAAAGTAGACATTGCCCATGAGCCTTATATAGGCCTTTCAAGGC
The genomic region above belongs to Campylobacter peloridis LMG 23910 and contains:
- a CDS encoding co-chaperone-curved DNA binding protein A, coding for MSNSLYDTLGVAKNASADEIKKAYRRLARQYHPDINKEAGAEEKFKEINAAYEILNDEKKRAQYDRYGDSMFGGQSFHDFSRNTGGADINDILKNIFGGGGFGGFGGGFSSSNNFRSGFGGFGGFEEDLDLQASVKIPFEKGILGGEHTIMINNEQIKIKIPHGIKDGEKLRIRGKGKNLQGQKGDLILKVELQKSQEYEREDDDLYKKVEISLKTALFGDKISIHTPRKEVKVTIPPNSKNNQKIRLKGYGVQNRKTDLYGDMYLILNVKLPDLNTLDPEFVKILEEKLPKE
- a CDS encoding DegQ family serine endoprotease; amino-acid sequence: MKKTILLSLIVSTSLFSASINIKQVDDNAQRALPSNNPNTILSYHDSIQKVKNSVVNISTSKTVQNSSFGIDDFFNDPYFKQFFGFDFPQTPKNKKNKEKEVVSSLGSGVIISSDGYIITNNHVIEGADKITVNLPDSSTEYKAKLIGADPKTDLAVIKIEAKDLPAVVFADSDKLLEGDVVFALGNPFGVGSSVTSGIISALNKNNIGLNQYENFIQTDASINPGNSGGALVDSRGALVGINSAILSRSGGNNGIGFAIPSNMAKTIALKLIEHGKIERGYLGVVIGALTQDIKKAYTNKEGALITEVQKDSAADNAGLKRGDLIIKVDKTAIKSPMDLKNYIGSIDPKQTIEVTYERDNKVKTAKFMLKTDEKSLQYEKGYIDGLKLIELNSKNKQQYRIPDNINGILITEVTPKSKAEKIGFEQGDIIIGIDQYEVTNFKELSKALELNKGKEYVKIWINRGGLVRALLF